One Sulfolobales archaeon genomic region harbors:
- a CDS encoding DHHA1 domain-containing protein translates to MVTRSMARSEKFSRDLCVVSHEEDIDGIGSAAVAIKSMKVRCVYLTGYFKDEWLLLSRKIAGRCRDKRSIELLITDLNPNVEMIETLDRSLAKCEDKRVIWIDHHVWSEEALSKARALGYIETHINRSMTATENVIHYFGLEKMIDISVIAYLSRDTDYGLFSHPLSEPLTDVIRYSLYRKGDKRFLIKLARKFSKGIIWDHEIDGVWAEAKREKEKILEDLRRGVVVRDIKGYKTLFLISDPMISSKIAIREAGVKGYDIAFVIYRNGAVTIARGSENINCAEIAMRLGGGGHPHIAGAQIDRKVVEAGLEEIIKYISERL, encoded by the coding sequence ATGGTTACCCGGAGCATGGCTCGCAGTGAGAAGTTCTCTAGGGATTTATGTGTTGTATCTCATGAGGAGGATATCGATGGTATAGGATCTGCTGCTGTAGCGATTAAAAGTATGAAGGTTAGATGTGTATATCTAACAGGCTATTTTAAGGATGAATGGCTACTACTGAGTAGAAAGATCGCTGGGAGATGCCGGGATAAAAGATCTATAGAGCTTCTAATAACAGATCTTAATCCTAATGTCGAAATGATAGAAACCCTAGATAGATCTTTAGCTAAATGTGAAGATAAAAGAGTTATCTGGATAGATCACCATGTTTGGAGTGAGGAGGCTCTATCAAAGGCTAGGGCTCTTGGGTATATCGAGACCCATATAAATAGATCTATGACGGCGACGGAGAACGTGATACACTACTTTGGGTTAGAGAAAATGATAGATATTAGTGTCATAGCATATCTATCTAGAGATACTGATTACGGCTTATTTAGCCACCCCCTATCTGAGCCTTTAACAGATGTAATTAGATATAGCCTCTATAGAAAAGGTGATAAGAGATTTCTCATAAAATTGGCAAGGAAATTCTCTAAAGGGATTATATGGGATCACGAGATCGATGGTGTATGGGCTGAGGCGAAGAGGGAGAAGGAGAAGATCCTCGAAGATCTCAGGAGAGGTGTTGTTGTTAGAGATATAAAGGGGTATAAAACGCTCTTCCTAATCTCAGATCCTATGATCAGCTCTAAAATAGCTATTCGAGAAGCTGGGGTTAAAGGTTATGACATAGCCTTTGTTATATATAGAAATGGTGCTGTAACAATTGCCCGCGGCTCTGAAAACATTAACTGTGCAGAGATTGCTATGAGGCTTGGGGGAGGTGGGCATCCACATATAGCTGGGGCTCAGATAGATAGGAAGGTGGTAGAGGCTGGTTTAGAAGAGATTATAAAATATATATCTGAGAGACTATAG
- a CDS encoding CDP-2,3-bis-(O-geranylgeranyl)-sn-glycerol synthase, which translates to MEEISDLIGFIASVIFIYFPAMAANGAPVFVKRGTPIDLGKIFIDGRRVLGDGKTYEGLLVGIIFGTGVGAIYAIALDNSAYIIYSLISSIGALLGDIIGAFIKRRLGIPRGAPAPILDQLSFYLFANLLIKITRLDRGIGYVIGLWEFIAGAIIVLILHIGTNWGAYKLGIKSVPY; encoded by the coding sequence ATGGAGGAAATAAGTGATCTCATAGGTTTTATAGCAAGTGTTATCTTCATATACTTCCCTGCAATGGCAGCAAACGGCGCACCTGTCTTTGTTAAAAGGGGTACTCCAATAGATCTTGGGAAGATCTTCATAGATGGTAGAAGGGTCTTAGGTGATGGAAAAACCTATGAAGGGTTATTAGTAGGTATTATATTTGGAACTGGTGTAGGGGCTATCTATGCTATTGCCCTCGATAACTCGGCTTATATTATATATTCATTGATATCTTCTATAGGAGCATTGCTAGGAGATATTATAGGTGCATTTATAAAGAGAAGACTAGGTATTCCAAGGGGGGCTCCAGCACCAATTCTAGATCAGCTATCGTTCTATCTATTCGCTAACTTGCTTATAAAGATCACAAGACTTGATAGAGGCATTGGCTATGTAATAGGGCTTTGGGAATTCATAGCTGGGGCAATAATAGTGCTTATACTCCACATAGGCACCAACTGGGGGGCCTATAAGCTTGGCATTAAGAGTGTTCCATATTGA